From Pseudobdellovibrio exovorus JSS, a single genomic window includes:
- a CDS encoding acyl-CoA desaturase — protein sequence MSEQNHQPRTPPLAPHFLKIFLPINLLAPFALYLFIANFSWMNLLILIIGWLCIGGYGIAVGYHRLLSHKAFLTPKWVERVLTFFGLFAGQGSSLFWVAVHRGLHHPYADTEKDLHSPIHGNFMAYVGWQMYLNPSKVTFKQCRDLLQDPYQVFLHKHYNKIFWTVIVLATLIDWRLGLFGFVLPSFISMHTENCVDLFCHKRNLGYRNYDINDNSTNIWWLGYFGFGQGWHNNHHNRPYTHYYSEKWWELDLTRLMIWPIKLRKKSGAPAKPAPAVQTQTT from the coding sequence ATGAGTGAACAAAACCATCAGCCACGAACACCCCCACTAGCTCCTCACTTTCTAAAAATCTTTCTGCCAATTAATTTGCTAGCACCATTTGCTCTTTATCTTTTTATTGCGAATTTCAGTTGGATGAACCTTTTGATCTTGATCATCGGGTGGCTCTGCATCGGTGGATATGGTATTGCCGTTGGTTACCATCGGCTTTTATCACACAAAGCTTTTTTAACTCCGAAGTGGGTTGAAAGAGTGCTGACTTTCTTTGGTCTTTTTGCAGGACAGGGCTCTAGTTTATTTTGGGTTGCTGTCCATCGCGGATTACATCACCCCTATGCCGATACCGAAAAAGATCTGCACAGTCCTATTCATGGAAACTTCATGGCCTATGTCGGTTGGCAGATGTACTTAAATCCATCTAAGGTCACATTCAAACAGTGCCGTGATCTTTTACAAGATCCCTATCAGGTCTTCTTACACAAGCACTACAACAAGATTTTCTGGACTGTGATTGTTCTGGCAACTCTTATCGACTGGCGCTTAGGCCTCTTCGGCTTTGTACTGCCTTCTTTTATTTCGATGCACACGGAAAACTGTGTGGATCTTTTCTGTCATAAAAGAAATCTGGGCTATCGCAATTATGATATCAACGACAACTCCACTAATATTTGGTGGCTCGGCTACTTCGGCTTTGGACAAGGCTGGCACAACAACCATCACAATAGGCCTTACACGCACTACTACTCAGAAAAATGGTGGGAGCTAGATTTAACTCGTCTGATGATTTGGCCAATCAAACTGCGCAAAAAATCGGGCGCTCCAGCAAAGCCCGCACCCGCCGTGCAGACACAGACAACTTAG
- the deoC gene encoding deoxyribose-phosphate aldolase — protein MVTFDFSKPQSIATYIDHTLLKPEATKHQVRVLCEEALTHHFFSVCVNSWMITTCREVLKNSKVNICSVVGFPLGTAESSVKAFETGRALNLGAHEVDMVLNIGALKAQEYSYVEKEIQSVVRAAEGKIVKVILETCLLTEEEKKKACEISVTAGAHFVKTSTGFSTGGATVEDVLLMKATVNGKAQVKASGGIRDLATAAKMIEAGATRLGTSSGVLLVKGQEAANKAAY, from the coding sequence ATGGTAACTTTTGATTTTAGCAAGCCTCAGTCGATCGCGACTTATATTGACCACACTCTTCTTAAACCCGAAGCCACTAAACATCAGGTTCGTGTTCTTTGCGAAGAGGCTCTTACCCATCACTTCTTTTCGGTCTGTGTAAATTCGTGGATGATCACCACTTGCCGTGAAGTTTTAAAAAATTCAAAAGTAAATATCTGTAGCGTTGTTGGCTTTCCTTTAGGAACAGCAGAGTCCTCTGTAAAGGCTTTCGAAACAGGGCGCGCCTTGAACCTTGGTGCACATGAAGTCGATATGGTTTTAAATATCGGTGCCTTGAAAGCACAAGAGTACTCTTACGTTGAAAAAGAAATTCAGTCTGTTGTGCGCGCAGCAGAGGGAAAAATCGTTAAAGTGATTCTAGAAACGTGCTTGTTAACGGAAGAAGAAAAGAAAAAAGCCTGCGAAATCAGTGTGACCGCCGGAGCCCATTTCGTTAAAACCTCAACGGGTTTTAGTACAGGTGGAGCCACTGTTGAGGATGTGCTTTTAATGAAAGCGACTGTTAATGGCAAAGCACAAGTAAAGGCCAGTGGTGGTATCCGTGATTTGGCCACTGCCGCAAAAATGATTGAAGCTGGTGCCACTCGTTTAGGAACAAGCTCTGGAGTGCTTTTAGTTAAAGGCCAAGAAGCCGCAAACAAAGCCGCCTATTAA
- a CDS encoding type IV pilus twitching motility protein PilT yields MATIDDLFRLMVEQKASDLHLTSGAPPFLRLHGNMSPLNYRQLSNQDVQGLIFEILTEKQKKAFVEKWELDFAYVVEGLGRFRCNVFMQRKGLGAVFRTIPEKIKTAQELNLPPAIIDLVDADRGLILVTGPTGSGKSTTLAAMIQHINATREAHILTVEDPIEFVHPNLKSLVNQREVGSHTKTFANALKAALREDPDIILVGELRDLETISLALTAAETGHLVFGTLHTSSAAKTVDRIIDVFPQGQQGQIRTMLSESIRGIVAQSLFTRADGQGRVAAFEIMKGTKAIGNLIREGKIHQIPSIIQTSAAHGMVLYEKYVDDLVKKGLITLADAKTFLGKDAA; encoded by the coding sequence ATGGCTACTATCGATGATCTTTTTAGATTAATGGTCGAACAAAAAGCATCAGATTTACACTTAACAAGTGGCGCTCCTCCGTTTCTGCGTTTACACGGCAACATGTCACCGCTGAATTACCGCCAATTAAGCAATCAAGATGTTCAAGGTCTTATTTTCGAAATCCTAACTGAAAAGCAAAAGAAAGCCTTCGTTGAAAAATGGGAGCTCGATTTCGCCTACGTTGTCGAAGGGCTCGGGCGATTCCGCTGTAACGTCTTCATGCAACGTAAAGGTTTAGGAGCCGTTTTCAGAACGATTCCTGAAAAAATTAAAACCGCACAAGAGTTAAATTTGCCTCCGGCTATTATCGATTTAGTCGATGCGGATCGCGGTTTGATTTTGGTTACAGGTCCAACAGGTTCAGGTAAGTCGACAACGCTGGCTGCGATGATTCAACATATCAACGCCACTCGCGAAGCACATATTCTGACGGTAGAAGATCCTATCGAGTTCGTGCATCCAAATTTAAAATCATTAGTGAATCAACGTGAAGTTGGCTCGCATACAAAAACTTTTGCCAACGCTTTAAAAGCCGCACTTCGTGAAGATCCAGATATCATTCTGGTGGGTGAGCTTCGTGACTTAGAAACAATTTCACTGGCGTTGACCGCAGCCGAAACGGGACACTTAGTTTTCGGAACACTTCATACCAGCTCGGCGGCGAAAACCGTGGATCGTATTATCGACGTTTTCCCACAGGGCCAACAAGGTCAGATCCGTACGATGTTATCGGAGTCTATCCGCGGGATAGTAGCTCAATCTTTGTTTACTCGTGCTGACGGACAGGGCCGTGTTGCTGCTTTTGAAATCATGAAGGGAACCAAAGCCATTGGGAACTTAATCCGTGAAGGTAAGATTCACCAAATCCCATCTATTATTCAAACCAGCGCTGCCCATGGCATGGTGCTTTATGAAAAATACGTGGACGACCTTGTTAAAAAGGGTCTTATCACATTAGCCGATGCCAAAACTTTCTTAGGAAAAGACGCGGCTTAA
- a CDS encoding YbjQ family protein, translated as MQTTNLDHIPGKKITAHHGLVMGNTVRTKHIGRDFFAGLKNIVGGELKGYTELMVESREEALSRLIESARKLGANAVVNIRFSTSDVAPTAAEVLAYGTAVTIE; from the coding sequence ATGCAAACAACGAATTTAGATCACATCCCAGGAAAAAAAATCACAGCACATCATGGTTTAGTTATGGGTAACACAGTTCGCACGAAACACATTGGTCGCGATTTTTTTGCAGGACTTAAAAACATCGTTGGTGGTGAGCTTAAAGGCTACACCGAGCTGATGGTAGAAAGCCGTGAAGAAGCTTTATCCCGTTTGATCGAAAGCGCCCGCAAACTTGGTGCGAACGCCGTTGTGAACATTCGTTTTAGCACCAGTGATGTGGCTCCGACAGCAGCAGAAGTGTTGGCCTACGGCACAGCTGTTACGATCGAATAA
- a CDS encoding phytanoyl-CoA dioxygenase family protein — MLNQNLSSQFQKDFFFKKDGPLFSESNFKKIQSYFLNLAESVPEPQRYLNFANDIRFRPAIADWVDRRELMDVVQPILGEDLVFWSIGVCYKPPMSDYQVGWHIDSHFWMRNEVLFPPDALILFFSLTEMTEENGGLEIIPHLNDPKYYEHVKRDKDHFFFEHEISEKEFGGRKPHLIQMKENELCGFASHVPHRSGPNRSTKPRIGITLRYLQSSVKITDTPLDGRESYLISGVDRAGNSYSQIQARGSIGGLT; from the coding sequence ATGCTGAATCAAAACCTATCTTCGCAATTCCAAAAGGACTTTTTCTTTAAAAAAGATGGTCCTTTGTTTTCTGAATCCAACTTCAAAAAAATTCAGTCTTACTTTTTAAATCTAGCTGAAAGCGTTCCAGAACCTCAACGCTATTTAAATTTTGCCAATGATATTCGTTTTCGCCCTGCCATCGCAGATTGGGTAGATCGCCGTGAACTCATGGATGTGGTGCAACCCATTCTAGGTGAAGATTTAGTTTTTTGGTCTATTGGCGTCTGTTACAAACCCCCGATGTCCGACTATCAAGTGGGTTGGCATATTGATTCCCACTTTTGGATGCGCAACGAAGTTCTTTTCCCTCCTGATGCTTTGATTTTATTTTTTTCACTGACCGAGATGACTGAAGAAAATGGTGGATTAGAAATCATTCCGCACTTAAATGATCCGAAATACTACGAACATGTTAAACGCGATAAAGATCACTTTTTCTTCGAACATGAAATTTCTGAAAAAGAGTTCGGCGGCCGCAAACCTCATTTGATTCAGATGAAAGAAAATGAACTCTGCGGTTTTGCTAGCCATGTTCCCCATCGCTCGGGACCAAATCGCAGCACCAAACCCCGCATTGGCATCACCTTGCGCTATCTTCAATCCAGCGTGAAAATAACAGATACTCCTTTGGACGGACGCGAGAGCTACTTGATTTCAGGAGTCGACCGCGCTGGAAATAGCTATTCACAAATTCAAGCACGTGGCTCTATCGGCGGCCTGACATGA
- a CDS encoding Rne/Rng family ribonuclease: MSAEILINVRPLETRVAYVEAGTLMDLKIERKTSPTLVGTIHRGIITRVLPGMQAAFVDIGLDKAAFLYVGDILTDGKDFFEDEDHHHEGAADETEDSRPSREIKTPIQDLIKEGQHLMVQVAKDPLGTKGARITTHISLPGRGVVYMPYVKHTGISRKIEDEEEKERLKKLVQKINPSGGVIVRTAAEGASEESLRTDIEYLDRLSKEIQKNYEKRKTAGQVHAELDVELRALRDMMNENVTTVWVDNVEVYKKVTKFVTQLMPKYRQNIILYEEKKPLFDLYDIDLEISRAMERKVWLKSGGYIVLDEAEALVVIDINTGRYVGKKDLEDTILKTNLEAVKEIAHQLRVRNVGGIIIIDFIDMEKQVHREQVMQALEEELRKDRSRTNIISMSELGLVEMTRKRTRPSLIKRLCQPCSYCDGKGYIKRTNTIAGEIFRELERQISLVDPNRKLGVIVHCHAEIVDWVYESESETLDSLEKRLGRSIAFKIEPSYHTEQYEIFTE; encoded by the coding sequence ATGTCTGCTGAGATTTTGATTAACGTCCGCCCCCTAGAAACTCGGGTTGCCTATGTTGAAGCGGGCACCTTGATGGATTTAAAGATCGAACGTAAAACTTCACCGACTTTGGTCGGGACCATTCACCGCGGAATCATCACTCGCGTATTACCTGGCATGCAGGCGGCCTTTGTCGACATCGGTTTAGATAAAGCGGCGTTTTTGTATGTGGGGGATATTCTTACGGATGGAAAAGATTTTTTTGAAGATGAAGATCACCATCACGAAGGCGCGGCGGATGAAACAGAAGACAGCCGTCCTTCGCGTGAAATTAAAACTCCGATTCAAGATCTGATCAAAGAAGGTCAGCATTTGATGGTGCAAGTGGCGAAAGATCCATTGGGCACGAAAGGGGCGCGCATCACGACTCATATCTCTTTGCCGGGTCGGGGTGTGGTTTACATGCCTTACGTGAAGCACACAGGTATTTCGCGCAAGATTGAAGATGAAGAAGAAAAAGAGCGCCTTAAAAAATTAGTACAAAAAATTAATCCTTCTGGTGGAGTGATTGTCAGAACTGCCGCCGAAGGCGCTAGCGAAGAGTCTCTGCGCACGGACATCGAGTATCTTGATCGTCTTAGTAAAGAGATTCAAAAGAACTATGAAAAAAGAAAAACCGCAGGACAAGTACACGCCGAGCTTGATGTCGAGCTACGCGCCCTTCGCGACATGATGAACGAAAACGTCACAACGGTTTGGGTAGATAATGTTGAGGTTTACAAAAAAGTTACGAAGTTCGTAACTCAGTTGATGCCGAAGTATCGCCAGAACATTATCTTATATGAAGAAAAGAAACCGCTTTTCGATTTGTATGACATTGATCTTGAAATTTCACGGGCGATGGAGCGAAAAGTTTGGTTGAAGTCCGGCGGCTACATTGTTTTAGATGAAGCGGAAGCGCTGGTGGTGATTGACATCAATACAGGTCGCTACGTCGGTAAAAAAGATCTAGAAGACACGATTTTAAAAACTAACTTAGAAGCAGTAAAAGAAATCGCTCACCAGCTGCGTGTGCGCAATGTCGGTGGAATTATCATCATCGACTTTATTGATATGGAAAAACAAGTGCACCGTGAACAGGTGATGCAGGCTCTGGAAGAAGAGTTACGCAAAGACCGCAGTCGCACCAATATCATATCTATGTCTGAGCTGGGCTTAGTCGAGATGACGCGTAAACGCACGCGTCCAAGTTTAATCAAACGCCTATGTCAGCCCTGTTCTTACTGTGATGGCAAAGGCTACATCAAACGCACGAACACCATCGCGGGCGAAATCTTCCGTGAATTGGAAAGACAAATCAGCTTGGTCGATCCGAACCGCAAATTAGGTGTGATCGTTCACTGCCATGCCGAGATCGTGGATTGGGTTTACGAAAGTGAATCAGAAACATTGGACTCTTTAGAAAAAAGATTGGGCCGCTCGATCGCTTTCAAAATCGAACCGAGCTACCACACAGAGCAGTACGAAATTTTTACGGAGTAG